The genomic interval TTCCCCAGGGATCGACGATCAGAGAGTGACCATAGGTGCGCCGCCCGCCGGGATGGACGCCATCCTGATTGGGGGCCAGGACATATGCAAAATTTTCCACCGCCCTGGCTCGCAACAACAGCTCCCAGTGATCCTTGCCGGTGGTCAGGGTAAAGGCTGATGGAACGGTCAGGATGGTGGATCCCTCGCCGACCAGCCGCCGATACAACTCTGGAAACCGCAGATCGTAACAAATGGAAAGTCCGACCCGGCCAAACGGAGTCGGCACACTCACCGGCGTCCGCCCCGGTCGAATGACCGCCGACTCCCGATAGGGTTCGCCACTCCCCAGCGACACATCGAACAGGTGGATTTTATCGTACCGCGCCTGGATGGCCCCTTCCGGATCCAGGACAAAGCAACTGCTTGTGCTTTTGTCGTCATCCGCCACGAGCATGGGGATGGAGCCGCCGATGATCCAAAGATGTCGTCTCCGGGAAAAATCCATTAAAAAACGCAGACTTGGCGAATCATCCAGATGTTCCCGATGGCGGCGTTTATCGGCCTCGGTCTGCCCCATGTAAGAAAAATTTTCCGGCAGCACAAGGAGTCCGGCCCCGCGTCCGGCGGCCCGTTCCATGAGGTGTCCAGCCCGCTCCAGATTGGCCGCCCGGTCCGCCCCGGAGCAAAGCTGGATGACCGCTGCCAAAACCGGTTCCGTGCCCGGGAAAGGGTCACTGTGCGCCCTGTCCACGACCGATTCCGAACCCGGGAGGGGAACAGTGTGCGCCCTGTCCATGACCGATTCCGAACCCGGGAGGGAAACACTGTTTGCCCTGTCCATGATCGATTCCGAACCCGGGAGAGCGGTGGGATCCGTCATGACAATCAGCCACGGCTCAAAAGCGCATCAAGCTTGCCCGCCGATTCCAGGGCATAAAGATCGTCACACCCCCCCACATGGTGATTGTTGATAAAAATTTGCGGGACGGTTTTGCGGCCATTGGCACGTTTGAGCATTTCATCGCGGCGACCGGGATCCAGGGTCAGATTGATCTCTTGATAGGCCACCTTTTTCTTGTCCAAAAGCATTTTGGCTTTCACACAATAGGGACAGGTCGTGGTCGAATAGATGACGATTTCAGGCATGATCTCCTCCAAGGGTCGAATCAGGGTCAACGAGTCCGGATGCGGCATGGGCCAGACAAACCACGGCCACCCGTCTGGCTCCGGCATGCTTCAGGGCAAAGGTTGCAGCGGCCAGGGTGGAACCTGTGGTGGTCACATCATCCACGAGCAGCACATGCCGCCCGCGAATCTGCCCGGGATCCGCCGTAAAGGCCCCCCGGACGTTTTCATGACGATGTCGGCCATCCAGGCTGGTCTGGGAACGGGTATGCCTGTGCCGTCGCAAACCGCCAGTCAGCAAAGGTTTGTCAAGATAACCGGCCAACACCCCTGCCAACAAGGCCGCTTGATTATAACGCCGCCACCACAAGCGACGCCAATGCAACGGCAGGGGAATGACAAGTTCCGGAGCCTCCTGCTGCAACTGACGGCCCAAACGCTCCCAACACAACCCCCCCAGCAAGGTCGCCAACTCGCCCTGATCCTTGTATTTGAAGGCATGAATCAGGGTCCGTATGGAACTTTCAAAAAGAAAGGCACACAAAAAAGCCTCCGGGGCATGATGGACCCCCCGGCAAGCCGCACATTCCGCCTGGGGACGCGGGGTCAGCGCCCCACAACGCCGACACACAAGCTCCGGCATGTCCGGCAGACGGGTGTGGCATGTCTCACAAAGCGCATGCGGAGTCGTCGCCGATGCCTGACACAACGGGCATCGGGCCGGGAATAAAATCTCCAGAAGCCACAGCCATCCCCGCCGGACGGCACCCTTATTCATGGCCTTTTCCCCGGCTCCGGTTTATGGCACCATGAGACCGAAAGTACCCATTCCGGCTTCCAAAAACATCAGGCAGGATGCGCCCATGGATACCTGTAACGGTCCGGATTCGCCTGCGCCAACCTCCCCGACGCCAAACCGGGCGAGTCCGGCGTGCATGCCAGATACCCTGGCACAAAACTCCCTGGCACCCAACCAGGCAGGTGCAACGTGTGCATTCAATGCCGTCAACGCCATGGAGCAAAACGCCCCGGCACCCGACCAGGTGAATGCCTTGCGCCTGCGCCGTGCCATGGCCCAGGCCCACGATCCGGGACCCCTGCCCCACATTGCCTCGGCCCTGAATGCCCGGCTGGATGACCTGCGCATTCAGCCCGGTCGTATCCTCGATCTGGGTGGCCGGACCGGAACCCTGGCCGGATTGTTGCAAAAACGCTGGCCCGAGGCCAGACTGATCCGGATTGGGCTGGAACCGGTTACGGTCCGACGGTCCAATCGTCCGGCTGGCTTGCAGCCTGCCGGGACGGGACACGGTGTCTCGCCTGCCCTGGCAGCGGATCTGGCCCGTCTGCCCCTGGTGCAGGCCAGCTTTGACCTTGTGGTCTCCAATATGGCTTTGCACTGGTGTGGAGACCCTCTGGCCATATTTCGGGAGGTCCACCGCATTCTCCGCCCGGAAGGGGTTTTCCTGTTCACCACCATCGGCAGTGAAACCCTGATCGAGCTGCGCCACGCCCTGGCCGGGTTGGACCGCCAACGCCACGGTCGCATCTGGCCGCGGGTTTTGGCGGCACCGGATTTGCGCCAACTGGGAGATGCCCTCTCTGCCAGTGGCCTCGCCATCCCGGTGGTGGATCGGGAACTCCACCATTTGGTTCTCCCTTCGGTCACTGCCCTGCTCGCCCAGCTCCGGGCGCTCGGATCCGGCAATCACCACCACACCCGCCACCCCGGTCTGACCGGCAAGGGCTTTGTTGCCGCCCTGGACAAGATATATCACCAACTGTACCCCAATCCGACACGGGATGTACAAGCCACCCTCGAAATATATTTCGGTCATGCTTGGCGTCTGGAAAGGGCATAGCGAACGAAACTCTAGAACCCGGCCAGGATGGCACCCTGATACATGGCCCGCACTCCCATGAGAATGACAAGTACCCCGGCTCCCCGCAACAGCCATTGACGCGCCACATGTCCGAGCGTTGTCGCCAGCATGCCGACCAGAACCAGGGGTGGTGTCGTTCCCAGACCAAAAGCCAGCATGGTCGTCACCCCACCCCAGACTGACCCCGTGGCAGCCGCCTTGGCCTGGAAAGCCCAATGCAGGGAACAGGGCAACAGACCGGTCAACACCCCCAACAGCAACACTTGCCAGA from Magnetococcales bacterium carries:
- a CDS encoding ComF family protein, whose amino-acid sequence is MNKGAVRRGWLWLLEILFPARCPLCQASATTPHALCETCHTRLPDMPELVCRRCGALTPRPQAECAACRGVHHAPEAFLCAFLFESSIRTLIHAFKYKDQGELATLLGGLCWERLGRQLQQEAPELVIPLPLHWRRLWWRRYNQAALLAGVLAGYLDKPLLTGGLRRHRHTRSQTSLDGRHRHENVRGAFTADPGQIRGRHVLLVDDVTTTGSTLAAATFALKHAGARRVAVVCLAHAASGLVDPDSTLGGDHA
- a CDS encoding carbon-nitrogen hydrolase family protein, producing MDRAHTVPLPGSESVVDRAHSDPFPGTEPVLAAVIQLCSGADRAANLERAGHLMERAAGRGAGLLVLPENFSYMGQTEADKRRHREHLDDSPSLRFLMDFSRRRHLWIIGGSIPMLVADDDKSTSSCFVLDPEGAIQARYDKIHLFDVSLGSGEPYRESAVIRPGRTPVSVPTPFGRVGLSICYDLRFPELYRRLVGEGSTILTVPSAFTLTTGKDHWELLLRARAVENFAYVLAPNQDGVHPGGRRTYGHSLIVDPWGTVVARCPDGEGFALAELDPARVKACRDQIPCLTHRVIA
- a CDS encoding methyltransferase domain-containing protein, encoding MDTCNGPDSPAPTSPTPNRASPACMPDTLAQNSLAPNQAGATCAFNAVNAMEQNAPAPDQVNALRLRRAMAQAHDPGPLPHIASALNARLDDLRIQPGRILDLGGRTGTLAGLLQKRWPEARLIRIGLEPVTVRRSNRPAGLQPAGTGHGVSPALAADLARLPLVQASFDLVVSNMALHWCGDPLAIFREVHRILRPEGVFLFTTIGSETLIELRHALAGLDRQRHGRIWPRVLAAPDLRQLGDALSASGLAIPVVDRELHHLVLPSVTALLAQLRALGSGNHHHTRHPGLTGKGFVAALDKIYHQLYPNPTRDVQATLEIYFGHAWRLERA
- the grxC gene encoding glutaredoxin 3, translated to MPEIVIYSTTTCPYCVKAKMLLDKKKVAYQEINLTLDPGRRDEMLKRANGRKTVPQIFINNHHVGGCDDLYALESAGKLDALLSRG